The DNA region CACCGCCTAGAAAAAGGCATCATCACTGGTTGCACCATATCAGTGACGCTGTTTGCTCTGGCGATGACCATGCTTGTCAAGGCTGCAGAGGTGGAATGTAGAGGGCCTCTATCCAGATCTGGCACTCGCCAACCGCCAATTAGAGCCTTTATGGATGACCTAACAGTCACAGCAACATCTGTGCCAGGGTGCCGCTGGCTCCTTAAAGGTCTCGAAAGGCTAACATCTTGGGCGAGAATGACATTCAAGCCAGCAAAATGCCGATCCCTTGTGCTGAGGAAGGGAAGAGTGGAGGACAAATTCCGCTTCCACATGAACGGTCTCCAAATCCCATCATTGACGGAGAAGCCGGTGAAGAGCCTGGGGAAGCTCTTTGACGCAACCCTGAGAGACACAGCAGCAATCCAGGCCATGCACGCGGAGCTGAAAACATGGCTTGCGGCAGTGGACAGGTCAGGCCTCCCTGGGAAATTTAAAGCCTGGATATATCAGCATGGCATCCTGCCAAGGCTCCTGTGGCCACTACTGATGTACCAGGTCCCAGTTACAACTGTGGAGACCCTGGAGAGAAACATCAGCCAGTTCCTGCGCAGGTGGCTGGGCCTGCCGAAGAGTCTGAGCTGCCTTGCCCTTTATGGACACTCCAACAAACTGCAGCTCCCATTCTCAGGCCTGACAGAGGAGTTCAAGGTGACAAGAGCCAGGGAGGTGTTACTCTACAGGGACTCCTCCGACAACAGAGTCTCCTCTGCAGGCATTGAGGTCAGGACTGGGCGGAAGTGTCAAGCGCAGGAGGCAGTCCAACAGGCGGAGGCAAGGTTGCAGCACAGTGTGTTAGTAGGCTCAGTGGCGGTTGGGCGAGCAGGACTAGGCTGCCATAAGACTCTGCGCTATGACAAAGTGCAGGGGAGGGACAGACGGCAGATGGTCCAGGGAGAGGTCCgggcagaggtggaagaggagcggCGCAGCAAAACAGTGGCCATGCGTCAGCAGGGGGCTTGGACCAATTGGGAGCATGCACTGACTCGGAAGATCACCTGGTCAGAACTTTGGAGGTCAGAGCCAGCAAGACTCAAGTTTCTGATCCAGTCAGTGTATGATGTCCTACCAAGTCCAGCCAATCTGCATTGCTGGGGGCTAGCTGAAGCACCATCTTGTCCTCTATGCCCGGCAAGAGGATCGCTGGAGCACATCTTAAGCTGCTGCCCGAAAGCTCTGGGAGAGGGGAGGtacagatggcgccatgaccaggtgcTGAAGGCAGTAGCGGACACCATCTGTGCTGGAATCCAGCAAAGCAAGCACCAGCCCTTAGCAAGGCCACACATTGCCTTCGTCAGGGCCGGAGAGAGGCCTCAGTCACAGCCAAAGGTCCCAGCTGGGCTACTATCCACAGCGGGTGACTGGCAGCTGAAGGTGGACCTGGGGAGTCAATTGAAGTTTCCGCAGCACATCACCAGCACTACACTCAGGCCAGACATGGTCCTAACATCAGAGAGTACAAAGCAGGTGGTGCTGTTGGAACTCACAGTCCCC from Engraulis encrasicolus isolate BLACKSEA-1 chromosome 5, IST_EnEncr_1.0, whole genome shotgun sequence includes:
- the LOC134448722 gene encoding uncharacterized protein LOC134448722; the encoded protein is MERITVHLNPFGFTKKLLGQKRSGILTCPEDDINHHLSETYSDRQREEDLGPCRELISPPLPSSQFNTKEPTLTEVKNTVRAARTSAAPGPSGVPYKVYKHCPRLLQRLWRIIRVVWRRGRVAKQWRHAEGVWIPKEENASDISQFRTISLLSVEGKIFFKILANRMTDFLLRNSYIDTSVQKGGIPGFPGCIEHTGVVTQLIREARENRGDLSVIWLDLANAYGSIPHKLVTKALTMHHVPQKITDLIQDYYSSFSMRFTSGSTTSAWHRLEKGIITGCTISVTLFALAMTMLVKAAEVECRGPLSRSGTRQPPIRAFMDDLTVTATSVPGCRWLLKGLERLTSWARMTFKPAKCRSLVLRKGRVEDKFRFHMNGLQIPSLTEKPVKSLGKLFDATLRDTAAIQAMHAELKTWLAAVDRSGLPGKFKAWIYQHGILPRLLWPLLMYQVPVTTVETLERNISQFLRRWLGLPKSLSCLALYGHSNKLQLPFSGLTEEFKVTRAREVLLYRDSSDNRVSSAGIEVRTGRKCQAQEAVQQAEARLQHSVLVGSVAVGRAGLGCHKTLRYDKVQGRDRRQMVQGEVRAEVEEERRSKTVAMRQQGAWTNWEHALTRKITWSELWRSEPARLKFLIQSVYDVLPSPANLHCWGLAEAPSCPLCPARGSLEHILSCCPKALGEGRYRWRHDQVLKAVADTICAGIQQSKHQPLARPHIAFVRAGERPQSQPKVPAGLLSTAGDWQLKVDLGSQLKFPQHITSTTLRPDMVLTSESTKQVVLLELTVPWEDRIEEAFERKKAKYLELVDDCRLKGWRARCEPIEVGCRGFPGQSLHRSLRLLGIRGAQERKATRNICEAAERASRWLWIKRGDTWLSALLGHKSGSDQPRLGRPGEGVQ